agcatgcacaaggtcctgggttcagtccccagaacctccactaaataaataagttaataaataagcctaatcacaccccccaaaaataataaaaaataattttaaaaaaagaaaatggggacGGACAAAACTCACTTCAGTTTGCACCCAGAAACAAAGACACTGAGAAGGAGCAGATTCCATAAATGCTTGTGCTTTATTGGGGATCGGCACTGGGGAGTCAGGAGAGGCAGCTGAAAGAGGGGATGGTGCTAGGAAACACCTGATAGGGTCTTGATTTCGCTCACACTgcaagaggagggagcaggactCCCTTCTCGGACTTCTACCGTAGGGTTTTCTCCCACTCTGTCATTCCCCTAACTCCACTGTGACCCAGGGTTTTGAGGATTGGGGAAGCCAGCTGGGAGGTTCCATGTAGACCCAGGAGGATGGAGAACTCTGGGAGGAAGTTGACTAATAGCTGGGTGTAGATGAATATTCCCCCAGCTAGAACCTGGATACCGATTAACATTCCCCCAGCTGGGACCTGGATACCGATTAATATTCCCCCAACTGGTACTTGGGTATTGATTACTGTGACCCCAGATTCCCACAGAGTCTGGCATGGGCCTTGTTCCCCATCCAGTTCCAGGACCTCCGCCTCCCCAGGACACACTGGGATTCAGGGTCCCCCAGGGGTGACCCGGCAGAAGTGGCCGTCGAATCCTGTTGATGGAAGACCACAGTGGGTGTTGGGCAAAGATTCCTCCCTGGGCTCCCAGTGCATTAGAACGGGGTGGCTGTCTAGACTCAGAGTCCTGTTGGAGGAGTGGAGCCTTAGGTGAGGAGCCTGGGGAGTGTGCAGCTGGCCCTGCAGGCAAAGGACCGCTGCCAGGAGGGAGGGCAAACACCCTAGAAAGGTAAGACAGTTCTTCAGGCAGCATTTCCCCCTCATGGTCCTCAGCCGCAGCAGCCATCATCTGCCAAAGGTCCTCCCAGGGCCAGGAATCCACGGAGGGCGATGGGGACCACCTCTGCACCCCAGAACCTCCTGCAGGTTGAGAGCTGTATGATGGGGAAGCATTGGGCTTCAGAGGAACCCTTGCTAAATTATTAGGCCCAGGGTCTGGTCTGGGCTGAGGCTGTTGGGAGTTGGAGTGGCTGGTCAGGGAAGGTTGTCTGAGCAGAGACAAGTTGATCCCCAAGTCTTGGGGAACTTTCTCCTCCATCACAGCGATGCTCCGTGCAAAGAGGCctgaggaaaagggaggaggaggcagccaatGGACCAGATGCTTGGTCCCaatgccctcccttccctgattcccTGATTCCCTTTGCTTCAGGTCCCTTCACTTCCCCTCTGCCAACTCTTACCTCCCTGGGGGATCCAAGTGTACACCCTCTACCTTTACCCCTTCCTTCAATTTCAGTTCCCTTGAGGCCCCCAGTCCCCTTCTGCCCAAGGGTGGGCACAGCCTCCATACCTGGGAGATGAAGACAGACCAGGAGCAGGCCCAAGGGAGCCCAACTCCCCACCACACAGCCCTGCATATTGCTCTGCATCTCCCTCGGCCCGAGACAGCCAGCCCTTTATCCTGTTAGTGGGGCTGGGGACATCAGAAACAGGCCGAGCCGGTGGCTGTGGAGACAATAAATCTCCACATTCCACCCCCATTCCTAATTCATTCTGTGGCAACAGGTGCCACTTGAATGACCCAAGGAAGCTGGGTGTTCCCACCCTGCTCTTTCTTCgagctccccaccccttcctaaCCCAGGTGTCCTGGCTCACAGCTCACCACTAGCTGCCACTGGTTCCCTGGCTCCCTACCCCAAGCACACAAGGACATTCACCTTAGGGTCCCACTTCACTGACTTCTGAGCAATAGAAAcacttgattctttttctctttgggatCCAGATCCTTCTCTTCCAGCACCCCTTTCTCATGCATCCCCATAGCTCCATTGCCTCCATTCCTCAACCTGCAGGAAGTTCTGGGCTACAGAAGTGGCTGCCATCTGAGGGGCTACTCCTAGATGAGACTCAGTGTCTAGGGAGATAAACCTGCTGCCCATCCTTGAGACATGATGTATTGGTTTCCCATGGCTGCTATAGCAAATAACCACAAACTTAATGGTAACACAAATTGACTCTCAGAATTTTGAAGATCAGAAACCCAACATGGGTCTCACTAGGTTAAACTGAGGTGTTGGTAGAGCCTTtctggaggccctgggggagaatccatttccttgcattttccagcttctagaggccacctgcattccttggcttatggtcCCCCTCCTCCATGGTCAAAGGCGGAAACAGCAGGATCTTCTCACATTGCATCACTCtggtctcctcttcctccctctctcgcATTTAAAGACCcatgtgattacattgggctcacCCAAATAATCCCAGATAATCTATTTAAGTCAGTTGACtaacaaccttaattccatctgcaacctgaACTTCCCTTTGCTTTGTAACCTAATATGTTCAGTCTCCAGGCATCAGGACATGAACATCTctggtgatggtggaggtggggggcaccattctgcctaccacagatgGTCAGATATGTCCACCGCATCCAAAAGATACTGAGGGATACAGAGCAGATGTTTCCAACCAGGTAGAAGGAAGGCATTGAAACGCTGTTGTCAAATAGCCATGAGTTGATCATTGTTAAGGCTGGGTGATGAGAGCATAGGGATTTATGAGCTATTTTGTCTACTCttaaatatgtttgaaattttcacaaTGAAAAGTGTTTAAatgcctttgtttctctgttgggTCCAGGACGCACCCAGAATAGGCTTCCCTTGTTGCATGAAGTCTAAACATCAGCTGTTAGATTTTACTGTCCCAGCCTTATCCCGAGCCCCTGCTGGCTGGCTTCTGGAAGAGTGAAGTGTTCCTCTCCAAAACTGGCCACTGGGCACAGGGCAGCAGCCTTTTGGGATGATATCCACCAGTTTTGCAAAACCTTTTGACCTGGATCACACCAGGAATTAAAGGAATCCCCATATCTGAGGCTGTACCCCTCCCACAATTTCAGGCCCCAGAGGATCTAAGGGCCTGGATTCCTGTCATTGGCTGCAgtccagaggccagaggccagacCAAGGGTGACTCCACTATGATGACAGACACAGGACTATCTGGAGCCCTCTTCTGTCTTCAGTCAACCCTGCAGGTTGGCTTAGCTGCTCCAGGTCACTTCTGGTTAATGTAATACATTTCTATTGGTTGGGGACTTCAAATTTCAACAGTAGTCCAAATTGAGACAAGCTAACACATCCAAGTAAGAGAATGAGTTAAATCTTAGGGTAGGGGTCAGTTCATTTGAAGCCAagcagaggctctgagaggtggCCTATGTTTGGGGTGAGGTCCTTCTGATAGGGATCAGCACAGCCCACTCTCCCCTCCTTGGGGTATGAGAACTTCCTCggcctccctgtctccctggcCTGTCTCCAGGACATGGTTGTATGGCCCTCCGCACCCTGTCCaccttctctgtcttctcccatGGAGGCCACCTGCCCTTCTTCACTCCAGGGCCCTGCCCCCTCAGCTCTGCTGGCGCACACTCTAGAACGCAGCACAGGCAGCAAGAGTGTGAAGGTGGAGAGGACACTGCTGGCTCTGTTCTGCCATGGGCTGGGGCATTCAGATGTAGGCCGATGAGTCACCATGCTTGGCTGCAAACACTGTCATGCTCCATCCTCTCTGTCTTTTACTCTCTCCACCCACAGCTCCCTGAACAACACTCGCCTGGGCTCCTACTCAGTCACCAGGAATCTGGTCTAGGCTGTTGTGTTCCAGCCTTCCCAAGGTTCCAGGTGTCCCAGAAACCCAGAAAATCGATGCTCCAGACTCCCAGAGAGGATGGCATCCAGAGGTGAGGCAAACTAATGGTAGAGGAGAAGGAGCCTCATGGGGAGGGGAAGAAGTAATTAGGGCCCTATATAAAAAGAGGGGAGGACCCCAGGGTGAATAGGGAGTGGAGACAGAATGGATTTCTTGGAGcaatgagagagaggagaggtgggaggatggATCTAGGAGGATTAGGCAACCTTTGttttcagttcaacaaatatttattatttattctcctCCCTTGTGGAAGGAACTGTAAGATATATGAGAAATATTGGGCCAACTTATAAATGAAAATGGGGAACATGGAACCTTGAGAGGCATGAGAGAACATCACCCAGGTGGTAAGGGGAGACCCAGGACTCCACAAAGGCAAAAGGTCTACATGTAGGTCACATAGTTTATTGAGGTGTCCGTCCAGGATCCAGAGAGAATAGGGAGCCTGCTCCAGTCTCTGCAGGTGCCCTGGTATCTCCCACACACAGGGAAGCATCTGAGCATTGAGGGAAGTGACAACCAGGAAGGGGGACTGAGATGGAGACATTGAGAGATAAGGGAGGTGTTGCGGATTCACAGAAGGTGTGATGAGTTCTATAATGGAGAGTGGAAGTGGAATTGGGAGTGCGAGAACCCAATAGCATTATCACACTGGTTGACAAGATGGCGAAGTGAAATCAGTAAGAGGTGGTCATTGTCTCCAAATAATCATTTGGATTGTGCTTTATTTGGCAaagccagggaggaggggtgacCTGTCCAGGCATCAGAGTTACTCTCAGACATATCAGGAGTTTCCTATTCAAAAATCCGAATGGGTAGGGCTAGCAGATGGACCGTATCACCTCAAAGAAATCGCAGAGGAAATTCTAGGGAGTGAGTATCTGGCCGGGAGGGCACTGCAGGAGAATGGGAATCTAAGCAGtaggggaaaatgaggaaaaggatTTGGAGTCTACAATTTGGGGAGATAAGGAAAAAAGAGGTGATAAGAGGGAGTCTGCCACATCAGGGTGATGGGAGAAGTAGAGCAGCTCTCTTGGGAGAGCAAACTGAGCTAACCCCATGCCTGAGTCCCTGGACTTCACCCAcctgggaggtgtgtgtgtgtgtgtgtgtgtgtgtgtgtgtctgcacacgCGCACAGGCAAAAGCTTAGGGACTGTCAGATAACTCTTCCTGGGGCAGGAAAACTTCAGGATCAGCTAGCTGGGGCCCCAGAGGCTTCACTTGGGCCAAGATGTCCCGGATGGAGCGACAGGGGATCTTTCCAGGGCTCCTGGGGCCACAGGGCTTCGCACCAGCTGATGGATCAGGTTGGGGAGAGCCGACGGGACCCCCACTCAATGatgaggaggagacagaaatgcAGGGGTGACCGGAGGAGCTGGACTTGCTGCCACAGGGCTGAAGGACGGTTTTGCCACTGGATTGGGAGCTGGAGCTGCCACTGAAGGAGCCAGTGCCTGGCGGGGAGCAGGGCCCCTGGGAAACACCGCCACAGGGATGGAAGGATGAACCAGAACTGCTGGAAAGGCTCGAACTGCTGTGGACTCCAGAGctagggagggagcagggcccctTGGAGCCAACACCACAGAGCCGGACCCCACCAGAGCCCACTGGGTGGAGCACAACGGTCGAGGAACCTCCCGACTGGTAGATGTTAGAGCTTGAAGAGCTGTGGCTGGGGATGATGGGATTGCTGGAGAAGTATTTGCCCTCAGAGATGGGGGGCCCAGCTGCAAAGGAGGGGGCCCCTGGAGAACCTTTGACAGGGTTATCTTTGGTGAAGTAGCCCACGGGGTAGATTTTGCCCCCACTGTAGGTCATGCCTGGGACCAGATAACTGTCAGAAGAGCCACCCACCACCTCGTAGCTACCGTATTGGTTTACAGAGGTGATGGGGGGGCAGGGCTTCCCTGGAAGGCCATCACTGCTACAGGGGACTCCGGGGCCACCAGAGCCATGCTGCTCCACCACCACCACGACAGGCCTTTTACTCTCAGATACGGAGTGGGAGCTGGTGATGATGGGCCCCCCACTGCAGGGAGAGTCAGGGACATCAGAACTACAGGGGCGCTGGTTGGAGTTGACCTTTTGGCCACCGCTGCTGGACAACCAGGAGGTTTGGGAAACAGAAGAACTTAAGCCTCCTCCAGACTGGGAGCTGATGCTTCCCGACTGGGAGCTGATGCTTCCcgagtgggaggaggcagaggcactTTGTAGACTAGAGCTAGATCCAGAAGAGTAACTGATCTGGGAATACCCTGTTCCCGGCTTAAATAACAAAGATCCTGAAGAACCACCATGAACAACACTGGAGCCACTGGAGCCACCACTGGAGCCACTGGAGCCACCACTGGAACCACTGGAGCCACCACTGAAACCACTTGAGCCACTGGAGCCGCCACTGGAGCCACTAGAGCCACCACTGGAGCCACTGGAACTGGAAACGGAGCTGCTGGAACTGCTGGAGCCACCTTTCCCCAGGAGACAGGGGTCATTGAGGGAGGTGATACGTGTAGGGTCCTTACAGGGGTCTGAGAAGGTCCCGATGCTCTTGGCCATGGTCCCTAGGGAGGAAAGCAGTGGTTAGCAAGGGCCAGAGAGGCTGGgctgtctccctcccctctcaggCCCACCTCAGTCATCTTCTACTCTGGTCTCTCCCTAGAGGAGCCCAGGGAATCAAGGAAAGTGAgatggcaggagaggagaggtgggaaggaagacAATCATctaccagagaaaaagaaaatgaggctccAAAGCAGGAGGCCTCGGAGGAAGataagagagaacagagaagtggCAGGAACAAAGAGGTCTAAAAGAAAGGACAACCTCTGGGAGGTGGAGGCATAAATCTCAAGGGAAGAAATCCCAGCCAGACTGTGGGACCAAGTGGAAGGGGAAGATGGGTGGGGGCCAGGATGTAGGGGCATGCACTGTTGCTTCAGAACCTGCTGGTACCAGCATGACCAGACACCTCACCCTGAGCCACCCCTGctctcctggcccagcccagggacCGTGGGATGAAACCTTCCTCCGAGGCCACTGGCCTCTCTATACTGCCCTCTCTCCCCGCCCAGTCATCCCAGCACACAGCTGCCTGTCCCCAGGCCCACGTCTGGCCACTCCTGCCTTTACTTCTTTCCTGAACTGACCCTTTGCTCCTAACCCAGGCTCACTTTCCCGCAtgctccctctgctctgcacCTCAACCCTCTCAGCTCCCAGGGGCGTGGACAGAGCCACATACTTCAGCTTGTACATTGGAGAGGCTGgatctgccctgcctccctcgcGGTGTTACTGTGAGCACTAAATGTGATCATCTCTGCAGAAGGTTCTTTACAAAAACATTGAGCACTAGCCACTAAGACTTATTACTGACACTCCTCCTAGACCCCTCCACCTACAACCAGGTCTCCACAATCTGTGAAGTTCCCACtcttaaaaagaaattccatgCTTCCACCTCCACACCAACCCCCAACTCTGCCTGCAGCCCCCTCCACTCGGCTGCACGAATCATCTAGCACCCCCGCTGTCCTCTCTACTCCCCGGAGGCCACACAGCCTGCTGGGGGGCCACGGGCAAGATCACCAGTGTCAACAGCACAGGCCCTGGAGTCACCCAGCCTGGGGTTTGGATCCCAGCTTAACCGCTTTCTAACTTGTGACCTTGAGTCAGTTTCCCACCCTCTCCAAACCCCTGTGTCCTCGTGTGTAGAGTGAGAATAAGAAATCTCTCAAATCGTTCTTCTAATAATCAAAAGGGCTGATGTATTTAAAGTGCTAgttcagtgtctggcacattaaAGGGGCTCTATGAATGGTAGCAGTTATTATGAGTATTAAATATGCACTTTTCTAGCACtctaataataatactaattctAATAATAACAACCACCACCAACATTATATAACCCTCTAGAATTTCCAAAGCACTGTCGCATCCATTATTTAATTAGAGACTCACAGAGAAACAGCAGCTAGGTGCTAACATTTACCTCATTTTAGAATTTCAGAAACAGAGGCTCACCCAGATTACAAAATTCTAGGTTTATAGGGAAGAATTCGGCCTGCAGTAATGGTCAGTAAAAATGACCAGATTTACACACCACAGAAACTTGTAAAGGGAGACAAAGCAGTAGTGGAGGCGGGAAAGGCTCATAAACAAACTTGTCCAGAAGCAGAAATCCAGAGCTTCCTGCTCTTGAATAGCAAAGCTCAGCTAAGATAAAGCAAGTTAGTGGATGAAGCAAAATAAGTTATTCAGCCAAACTAAGACTTTTGTTACAGTCATTCAGGAAAGAGCAAAACCCACTACAAACAATTGTCTACCATGGACAGAGGCTGGCCGTAAAGCAGTGAATCTGTCACTCAGGGCTCACCAGTGCAGCTGAGACTACACTGCAGGGCTTAAGTTTCAAAGGGGTGATAATAAATGGATTAAGACAATAAAGTTTTATAAGTAcgaacctaaaaaaagaaaaaaaaggaaaaaaaggaaaagtagaagaaattgaggctcagaaattTTAACTTGCCTGAGGTGCCAAGGCAATGACGAGCAAAACCCAGACTCAAGCATCAGATTTCAgagctgccccctcccagctGGCTGGGTCCCCTCCAGGATGCTCCTCACACAGTGGCATCCCTCCCAACCCCAGCTCCCTCCAGCCTTCCTGGACCTAGTGTctgcatccctccctcccttctctccccactctccctgcGCCCAGGGTCCCCCACTCCTACCTTGCAGGAGGAGACCGGCCAGCAGCAGAGCCAGCATCCCTCGCCCTCCCACACGCCCTATCTGGGATGCTCTCGAAGAGCCCATCTTGGACCTTGCGGCCTTCTGACTGACAGCAGCTCGTGGACACCCAGGGCCTTTATGCCAGGGCTGGACATTCTCTGGTCAGGAGtcatgtggggaggggaggagaggcggAGGGATAGGTGCCTGGGGGAAGTTGGTGTGCCGGGAGGAGCTGAAGTAATCAGCTCGAGCATCTGCCTACTCAGCAGCAGAGATGGCTGCCATTGGGGTACCGGGGCCACCTGGCTGGCCTGCCCCTCATTGCCTAACTCGGAACCAGGCGCTCTGCCTCTACAGCCTCCCACTCTGGGGCGGCCACTCTCACCAAGGGGCCCAGGTGCCTGGCTCCCTcactctcctgccttccccaggtTTGACCTGCCTGACTCCCTATCCTTCCTCCATGCACAAGACATGGACATTTCAACTTTCCCTTCCACACCAGGTACCTGCTGCAGCCCCTACCCCGCCACATGGTTAACCCCACCTGGGTTCCCATCCACAGCCTCTAGATCTGCCCTTCTCCTTGGGACCCATCCATCACTCAGCCTCCGCTGTCCTCCTCCAGATATAAAGATCTGCACCCCAAACTGAGTGCCCCACTGCTGTCACTGCCCAAGTACCGTCTGGGCCACACAGCTATAATGTGCTCCATCAGTGAGTGTGCCTTCAGAGTCTGCACTCCAAAACCAGTTCCCTGACCTCTCCCTTCCGGGGGGTGCTCCAGGGACAGCAGGTGAGGTGCTAGACACCAGGGCCTCAGCCCaggggcaggcctgggctggggaccCCTGTCATAGCTGGGCCTGGGTTACTCACAGGCCACTCATAGCCCCTCCCCCGGGGTGACCCTGACTGCAGTGGGTGAGCAAGAGGCTAATGAGACTAAATGGGAAGGTGGTGGCCCTGCCGCCCATTAGCTGGCCGCCTGGCCTGGATGAGCGAACAGGAAGCAGCCAGCTCGTGCCTGGGTTGTGGATTGCATATGCTGTATTTATCAACTAAAGAAAAGACACAAGTAAAGTAAATCATTCATcacatttattataaagaaatagtattttaacTTTGTTCAAGTATGTGGTCATTCGCTCCTATTAGAGTAAAAAATACAGTCAATTATTATCAGTTTGTATATCTTAAGATATTccatataattttgttttagatttagaTGCATAAAATTTTGAACGTGAAAATTGCAGCGCATTTTAAAACATGGGGAGGGGGATAGTTTCCTATGTTCTGtgttaattcattttcttttgccatATGAATTTACATGTAATGTAGTCAAGCATACTGTGAATAGATTTgtctataatagaaaaaaaaaaaggtaaaggagGGTCAGCAGACTCCCAGGTCCCTAAAGGATGAAGGACCAGAGCCCTGAGATCTGCTAAGAGGGGGGCGGTTCCTCCTCCATCGCATTCCCCTCCATCCTGCTTTgatcctggccccaccccagccaattAATTGCTCAGTGGTATTGCAGAGAGAGTATCAGTATcggagggaggggcctgggagtcaggctctctgtcctcctcccccaggcccacccagccctctccctgctcccctcccccagactctCATTTCTATACCTGCTCAGACTCCTCACAGAGGCAGCCCTACCCTGGAGCCCTCTCCTCGGCTggtttctgcctttctttccatctcctgTTCTGCttctgagcccagcccagcactg
The Camelus ferus isolate YT-003-E chromosome 20, BCGSAC_Cfer_1.0, whole genome shotgun sequence genome window above contains:
- the CDSN gene encoding corneodesmosin; translation: MGSSRASQIGRVGGRGMLALLLAGLLLQGTMAKSIGTFSDPCKDPTRITSLNDPCLLGKGGSSSSSSSVSSSSGSSGGSSGSSGGSSGSSGFSGGSSGSSGGSSGSSGGSSGSSVVHGGSSGSLLFKPGTGYSQISYSSGSSSSLQSASASSHSGSISSQSGSISSQSGGGLSSSVSQTSWLSSSGGQKVNSNQRPCSSDVPDSPCSGGPIITSSHSVSESKRPVVVVVEQHGSGGPGVPCSSDGLPGKPCPPITSVNQYGSYEVVGGSSDSYLVPGMTYSGGKIYPVGYFTKDNPVKGSPGAPSFAAGPPISEGKYFSSNPIIPSHSSSSSNIYQSGGSSTVVLHPVGSGGVRLCGVGSKGPCSLPSSGVHSSSSLSSSSGSSFHPCGGVSQGPCSPPGTGSFSGSSSSQSSGKTVLQPCGSKSSSSGHPCISVSSSSLSGGPVGSPQPDPSAGAKPCGPRSPGKIPCRSIRDILAQVKPLGPQLADPEVFLPQEELSDSP
- the C20H6orf15 gene encoding uncharacterized protein C6orf15 homolog, which codes for MQSNMQGCVVGSWAPLGLLLVCLHLPGLFARSIAVMEEKVPQDLGINLSLLRQPSLTSHSNSQQPQPRPDPGPNNLARVPLKPNASPSYSSQPAGGSGVQRWSPSPSVDSWPWEDLWQMMAAAAEDHEGEMLPEELSYLSRVFALPPGSGPLPAGPAAHSPGSSPKAPLLQQDSESRQPPRSNALGAQGGIFAQHPLWSSINRIRRPLLPGHPWGTLNPSVSWGGGGPGTGWGTRPMPDSVGIWGHSNQYPSTSWGNINRYPGPSWGNVNRYPGSSWGNIHLHPAISQLPPRVLHPPGSTWNLPAGFPNPQNPGSQWS